The Paenibacillus sp. FSL R7-0345 DNA segment TGGGCCTGTCCCAGCTCTATCAGCTGCGCGGGCGCGTCGGACGCTCCAACCGGATTGCCTATGCCTATTTTACGTACCAGCGGGATAAGGTTCTGACAGAGGTGGCCGAGAAGCGCCTGCAGTCGATCAAGGAGTTTACAGAGCTCGGTTCCGGTTTCAAAATCGCTATGCGTGACCTTTCCATCCGCGGCGCAGGAAATCTGCTCGGCGCAGAGCAGCACGGCTTCATTGCTTCAGTCGGCTTTGATTTGTATTCACAAATGCTTGCAGAGGAAATCCGCAAACGGAAGGTCACTGTGCTCGGCGAAGAGGATACTTCGCTCAAGCAGGGTAATACAGTCATTGATTTGTCGATTGACGCCTATCTTCCGTCAGAGTATATTTACGACAGCATCCAGAAAATTGAAATCTATAAAAAGGTTGCGGCAGTGGCAGCCTTTGAGGATGCAAGTGAGCTGGAGGATGAGCTGCTTGACCGGTTCGGTGAATTGCCGGAGGCAGTAATCAATCTGCTGTCAGTCGCCAGGCTGAAAGTATACGGCAGGCTGTACGGTATGGAATCCATGGTCCGGCGCGGCGATGAGGTTTCGCTTAATTTCCATGAGGGGGGCGCAGCCGCATTTGATACGGCTAAGCTCGCCAAAGTTGGTAATAGCTTCGAAAGACGTGTACAATTTGATAGAGAGGCCAAGGCCGGCATCCGCATTAAAGCCAAGGATCTCCGTGATAAAGAGCTGCTTGATCTGCTGGAGCAGTTTCTGGCCGCAGCCAAAGAGTCGTTAAAACCGAAGGGAGAACTACACAATGTCAGTAAATAAAACAAAATCATGGAAGGTGCTGCTGGTTTCTTTAGCCGCAGCCGTTTCCTTCTCCATGCTGTCTGCCTGCAGCAGCAATAATAATAACAACGCAGCCGAGGATAACACCCAGGCTGTTGCAACTTACAAGGATGGCACGATTACAGAGAAGGAATTTGATCTGGATACCAAGGTCATGAAGTTCCTTTCCCCGCAGCAGGCTGCGTATCTGGAGATCGACGCCTTTAAGGAATCCATCCTGAAGCAGGAGGTCGCCTTTGAATATCTGGCCGGACAAGCTTCGGACGACGCGAAGAAGCAGGCCGAGAAAGAAGCGGATGTGCAGGTAAGCTCCCTGAAAGAGGCGCTGGGCGACACTTACGAAAGCTCTTTGAAGGATGCAGATCTGACCGAAGCCGAAGTCCGCTCTTACATGGTACGAGTGCTCACCGTGTATCAGGATATGCTGCTGAAAATTACCGACGAGGATCTGAAGGCTGAGTTTGAGGCAACCAAAGGTGACTATACCGTTGCCACATTACGTCATGTGCTGGTCGGTCTGACTGATGCTGACGGTAAGGAACGGACGGATGAAGATGCACTGAAGCGGGCTAACGAGGCTAAGGCTAAGCTGGATGGCGGCGAAGATTTCGCTGCTGTTGCCAAGGAGTACTCTGATGACACTACTTCGGTAGAAAGCGGCGGCGAGTATAAGGACAAGGCGCTGGGTTCCTATGTGGAAGAATTCAAGCAGGCTGCCCAGACCCTGCCGCTTAACACAATCAGTGATCCGGTAAAGACCAGCTTCGGGTATCACATCATCGAAGTGGAATCGCGCACAGAGACCACCTTTGACAAGCTGACTGACGAGCAGAAGGAAACTGCGAAGAGCACGCTGGCCTCGAAGAACCTGGAGACCTTCCTCGATAAGGAGCTTGATTCGCTTAATATCGAGATCAATCTGCCTAAGAGCACTGCGGCAGCCGACGAATCCGGAACAGAAGGCAGCGGAACTGCAGCTACTGCAGCGCCAAGCGCTACCCCGGCAGCGACAGAAGCAGCTCAATAAAGCATATATATACGGACAAGCCATCCTGACGCTTCCAAGCGAGGGATGGCTTTTTTTTGGGGGTATGAAATCATGTATATGAACGGTTAAACCGGCGCATGCTTGGTATGAATACCCGGATAATGTACGGACCTGGTGATTGTGGTTAATTCAGATCCGGATATGTATAAGGAATTGGGAAGAGATGAATACTATGGTCAGATATTACGATAAATCACTGGGATTATCCTTTCCCATATTGGACAGTAGTTGGACCATACTTCTTAAGAAAGCGGGGCAACATGTGAAATGAAAGCTACTGGTATTGTTCGCCGAATTGATGACCTGGGCCGTGTTGTTATTCCTAAAGAGATTAGACGTACACTGCGTATCCGTGAAGGGGATCCGCTGGAAATATTCGTTGATCGCGATGGCGAAGTCATATTGAAAAAATACTCCCCGATCGGGGAGCTGGGCGACTTCGCCAAGGAATATGCGGAATCGCTTTATGAGGGTACCGGACATATTACAATGATTACCGACAGGGACAGCTTCATCGCTCTGGCCGGCGGCTCGAAGAAAGAATATCTGGAAAAGCAGGTAGGAGCGCTGCTGGAGAAGGTTATGGAGAGCCGTAAGACAGCCCTTGAGACAAACAGCGGAAATTATGATATCAGTAAGGATCATTCCGATCTGCTGTCCAGCTATGTGGCGGCCCCTATTATTTCAGGCGGCGACCCGATCGGCTGTGTAGTGCTGATGAACAAGGATGAGTCAGTAAAAATGGCGCAGATGGAAATAAAGATGGCGGAGACAGCCGCCGCCTTCCTGGGCAAGCAGATGGAGCAGTAGAAGATTTGGTGCCGGAGGCCCCGCTTTCCTATTTGATCGCAGATCAAAGGGGGGCGGGGTTTTGTCGTCTGCCCGCTTGCGGTATAATATAGAAATTCATTTCATTATAGCGGTTATTGCTGCAGAAGCAGGTAAATTATGAAACCAGGCACATCAGGCTCCAAATTGCTGCAAGGGGCATTTATTCTCAGTGCGGCAGCGATTGTATCCAAGCTTATCGGTACCCTGCAAAAAATTCCGCTGCAGAACCTGGGCGGCGATGCTGTATTCGGGATTTATAACACCGTTAATCCGCTTTACACGATGCTGATTACAGTAGCCATGCTGGGCCTGCCTTCAGCCATTTCCAAGTTTGTAGCTGAAGCTTCGGCCGGAGGCGATGAAGCGGAGGGACGGAGGGTACTGAGGCTGTCGGCAGTTCTCACTGCGGTCTGCGGGATTGTCATCGGTATCCTTACCTATGCGGGCGCTCCTGTCATTGCCCGTATTGTAGGCAATTCGCACATTATACCGGCCCTGCATACCAGTGCCTTCGGGCTGGCGGCTGTTCCGCTTATGGCGGCTATGCGCGGTTACTTTCAGGGCCTGCATAATATGGTGCCGACGGCTGTCTCACAGGTTGTGGAGCAGTCGGTCCGCGTCATTGTCATGATTGCGCTGCTGCTGTATCTGACCGGGAGGGGGGCCGGGGCAGCCGAGATTGCAGCAGGCGCACTCATTGGCTCGGCAGCAGGCGGAGCAGCCGGG contains these protein-coding regions:
- a CDS encoding peptidylprolyl isomerase, whose translation is MSVNKTKSWKVLLVSLAAAVSFSMLSACSSNNNNNAAEDNTQAVATYKDGTITEKEFDLDTKVMKFLSPQQAAYLEIDAFKESILKQEVAFEYLAGQASDDAKKQAEKEADVQVSSLKEALGDTYESSLKDADLTEAEVRSYMVRVLTVYQDMLLKITDEDLKAEFEATKGDYTVATLRHVLVGLTDADGKERTDEDALKRANEAKAKLDGGEDFAAVAKEYSDDTTSVESGGEYKDKALGSYVEEFKQAAQTLPLNTISDPVKTSFGYHIIEVESRTETTFDKLTDEQKETAKSTLASKNLETFLDKELDSLNIEINLPKSTAAADESGTEGSGTAATAAPSATPAATEAAQ
- the spoVT gene encoding stage V sporulation protein T, coding for MKATGIVRRIDDLGRVVIPKEIRRTLRIREGDPLEIFVDRDGEVILKKYSPIGELGDFAKEYAESLYEGTGHITMITDRDSFIALAGGSKKEYLEKQVGALLEKVMESRKTALETNSGNYDISKDHSDLLSSYVAAPIISGGDPIGCVVLMNKDESVKMAQMEIKMAETAAAFLGKQMEQ